Part of the Synechococcus sp. HK01-R genome is shown below.
AAATGAAAGAAGGTCATGGGCAAGGTGGCCCTCCCCTGGTCCCATCTCCACAAGGCTGAGCCGATTGGAAGGGTGATGGCCCCTCAGTTGCTCAAGCCAATCCAGCACCTGAAGGCCCAGTAACTCTGCAAAGTCGGATCCAAGAGAGGGGGAGGTCGCAAAGTCCCCATGAGGACCAATCCTTAGAGCACCGCTGCCATAGGCGCCATGCACAGGGTGGTGCAGGGCGAGGTCCATAAAACGGCAAAAACTGATGCAGCCGCCCTCTTGTGCAATCGCCCGGGCCAACCAGGGCGGGCACGGCACACCGGAACGATCCATTCGAGAGAATGCTGCAACTGCATCATGGCCATGGGAGCACAACGCGGAATCAAAACCCTCCTGGCCGTTGCGTTCGCGCTGCTGCTGACATTCGGAGCCCGACCAGCACTGGCCAGCGACAACCCTGAGCTTCTGCCCGACCATGCCACCCCGGTGATCGACCTAGCCCGGGCATTCAGTGAGCGCCAGAAGGGTGACCTGGAGGAATCGCTCGACGCCTTTGAAACACGCAGTGGCTGGAAGCTGAGGGTGCTGACCCAGTACGAGCGCACCCCAGGTCTGGCCGTCAAGGAGTTCTGGGGGCTCGATGAACGCAGCTTGCTGCTGGTAGCCGATCCCCGCGGCGGCAACCTTCTCAATTTCAACGTGGGGGATGCCTTCTTTGCCCTCATGCCACGCACCTGGTGGGTGGAGCTGCAAACCCGCTACGGCAACCAGTATTACGTGCGTGACCACGGAGAGGATGGAGCGATCCTGGCCGCCATCGATGCCGTGGAGGTCTGCCTCGACAGGGGTGGATGCCAGGTGGTTCCAGGATTGCCTCAAGAACAGTGGCTCTGGACCCTCTCGACGGCCATTCTCGGAGGCCTGATCGCTGGTTTCGCTGCCTACCCCAGAAAACATGGGGAGGTGATCTCCTGGTCGTGGCTCCTCCTACTGTCACCTCTCTGGGTGATGTTGTTCGGGGTGTTTGGAATCGCCCCAGTGGTCACCCGCACGAGCGAGATCCTTCCTCTGCTTCGCAATGGGCTGGGCTTTGTCGGAGCCGCAGTCTTGGCCTATCTGATTGCAGGGGCCACGGTTGGCAAGGATCGCCAAGGGGCTGAGGAATCGTGACGCGGCAACAGCTGAGCAGTCTGTCGAGACGTCAGAAACCACAGAGGATGGTTGGGCCAGTGCAGACAGGCCGCTTGGGGCCTGAATCCTGTTCAGTCTGGGGCTTGGACTGACTGCTGAGCAATTCGCGACGCTGATCCCGCACCTGGCGGAGTTGAGCCAAGGTGACGCGGTAAAACCTCTGAAGTTGCG
Proteins encoded:
- a CDS encoding TPM domain-containing protein; protein product: MGAQRGIKTLLAVAFALLLTFGARPALASDNPELLPDHATPVIDLARAFSERQKGDLEESLDAFETRSGWKLRVLTQYERTPGLAVKEFWGLDERSLLLVADPRGGNLLNFNVGDAFFALMPRTWWVELQTRYGNQYYVRDHGEDGAILAAIDAVEVCLDRGGCQVVPGLPQEQWLWTLSTAILGGLIAGFAAYPRKHGEVISWSWLLLLSPLWVMLFGVFGIAPVVTRTSEILPLLRNGLGFVGAAVLAYLIAGATVGKDRQGAEES